A single Carassius carassius chromosome 3, fCarCar2.1, whole genome shotgun sequence DNA region contains:
- the vbp1 gene encoding prefoldin subunit 3 has product MATTIEGGNAGAANKKKHLGIPEAIFVEDVDAFMKQPGNDTADAVLRKLDEQYQKYKYMELNLAQKKLRLKSQIPQIKQTLEILRHMQKKKDTTDLMETHFLLADNVYCKASVPPTDKVCLWLGANVMLEYDIDEAQALLEKNLATASRNLDSLEEDLDFLRDQFTTTEVNMARVYNWDVKRRSKDNLLKSAERS; this is encoded by the exons ATGGCGACGACCATAGAGGGTGGTAATGCAGGAGCTGCAAATAAGAAAAAACACCTCGGAATCCCCGAAGCAATATTTGTG GAAGATGTGGATGCCTTCATGAAGCAGCCGGGCAATGACACAGCAGACGCCGTGCTGAGGAAGCTGGATGAACAGTatcagaaatataaatatatggagCTCAATCTGGCTCAGAAGAAACTCAG ATTGAAAAGCCAGATCCCACAAATCAAACAGACGTTAGAAATCTTACGGCACATGCAGAAAAAGAAG GACACTACAGATCTCATGGAGACACATTTTCTGTTGGCTGATAACGTCTATTGCAAAGCCTCTGTCCCACCCACAGATAAAGTGTGTTTGTGGCTTGGG GCTAATGTCATGTTGGAATATGATATTGATGAGGCCCAGGCACTGTTGGAGAAAAACTTGGCCACAGCTTCCCGGAATCTGGACTCTCTGGAAGAGGACCTGGACTTCCTCAGAGATCAGTTCACAACCACTGAAGTCA ATATGGCACGTGTTTACAATTGGGATGTCAAGAGAAGGAGCAAAGACAACCTACTCAAATCTGCTGAGCGGTCCTAA
- the syt4 gene encoding synaptotagmin-4, giving the protein MAPVTTEEAHFAEVPVSVAVVSVFGLVFSVSIFAWICCQRKANKASNKTPPYKFVHMLKGVDIYPESLNGKNKFGGEKTPEAHGKQTLSPSDGRSDLHLDLEKRDLNGNFPSKSPTLQLKVRSSPDLDIPSLQAGSGSGGNQETGTPESVLSSQTPTPAVEKSQDKEGGLGTLYFSVEYNFEKKAFMVHIKEAHRLSPTDEQSLTSDPYIKLTLLPEKKHKVKTRVLRKTLDPAFDETFSFYGIPYARVSQLALHFMVLSFDRFSRDEVIGETLVPLADIDLSEGRVLMSRDIIKRNVRRSAGRGELLLSLCYQSTTSTLTVVVLKARHLPKTDSSGPSDPYVKVNLFQGKKRVCKKKTHVKKCAPNPVFNELFVFDLPSEDSLRDTSVELLLLDSDRTSRTPVIGRLLLGTSSPGTAGEHWREICDHPRRQIAKWHALSED; this is encoded by the exons ATGGCACCAGTGACGACGGAAGAAGCACATTTCG CGGAGGTTCCTGTGAGCGTGGCAGTGGTGAGTGTGTTTGGCCTGGTCTTCAGCGTCTCCATCTTTGCATGGATTTGCTGTCAGCGCAAAGCCAACAAGGCTAGTAATAAGACCCCACCCTATAAGTTTGTTCACATGCTGAAGGGAGTTGACATCTATCCTGAGAGCCTGAATGGAAAGAATAAGTTTGGAGGAGAAAAGACACCAGAAGCTCATGGAAAACAGACCCTCAGTCCCAGTGATGGGCGGTCAGACCTCCATCTGGACCTGGAGAAACGAGATCTTAACGGAAACTTCCCTTCCAAGTCACCAACCCTCCAACTCAAGGTGCGTAGCTCCCCAGACTTGGACATCCCGTCTCTGCAAGCAGGCTCTGGGTCAGGTGGTAACCAGGAGACTGGTACTCCAGAAAGCGTTCTGTCCAGTCAGACACCGACACCAGCTGTGGAGAAATCTCAGGACAAAGAGGGTGGCCTGGGGACACTCTACTTTTCGGTTGAGTACAACTTTGAGAAGAAGGCTTTCATGGTTCACATCAAGGAGGCACACAGATTGTCTCCCACGGATGAACAGTCATTGACCTCTGACCCATATATCAAGCTGACCTTGCTGCCTGAGAAGAAGCACAAGGTGAAGACACGTGTTTTGAGGAAGACTCTGGACCCAGCCTTCGACGAGACCTTCAGCTTCTATGGAATCCCATATGCAAGGGTTTCCCAGCTGGCTTTGCACTTCATGGTGCTGAGTTTTGACCGCTTTTCACGTGACGAAGTGATCGGAGAGACCCTTGTTCCTCTGGCTGACATCGACCTATCCGAGGGGCGCGTCCTCATGAGCCGAGACATCATTAAAAGGAATGTCAGG AGGAGTGCTGGTCGAGGAGAGCTACTTCTATCCCTGTGTTATCAGTCGACCACCAGTACTCTGACTGTAGTGGTACTGAAAGCCCGCCACCTGCCCAAGACTGACTCCAGTGGACCCTCAG ACCCTTACGTGAAGGTGAACCTGTTCCAGGGGAAGAAGCGAGTGTGTAAGAAGAAGACGCATGTGAAAAAGTGCGCCCCCAATCCCGTCTTCAACGAACTCTTCGTTTTCGACCTGCCCTCGGAAGACAGCCTGCGAGACACCAGCGTGGAGCTCCTCCTGCTGGACTCCGACAGAACGTCCCGTACACCTGTCATCGGCCGACTCCTCCTGGGAACCTCCTCCCCCGGCACTGCTGGTGAGCACTGGCGCGAGATCTGCGACCACCCGCGCCGACAGATCGCTAAGTGGCACGCGCTGTCCGAAGACTAG
- the rab39bb gene encoding RAB39B, member RAS oncogene family b, which translates to MEAIWLYQFRLIVIGDSTVGKSCLIRRFTEGRFAQVSDPTVGVDFFSRLVEIEPGKRIKLQIWDTAGQERFRSITRAYYRNSVGGLLLFDITNRRSFQNVHEWLEEARSHVQPHSIVFLLVGHKCDLEPQRQVSRQEAEKLAAAYGMRYVETSARDAINVERAFTELTRDIFELVKSGEITIQEGWEGVKSGFVPNVVHSSEEVTKGDRRCFC; encoded by the exons ATGGAGGCAATTTGGCTTTACCAATTTCGACTGATTGTTATTGGGGACTCCACTGTTGGAAAATCATGTTTAATTAGGCGATTCACAGAAGGCCGTTTCGCACAAGTGTCGGACCCAACAGTCGGGGTAGATTTTTTCTCCCGCCTGGTGGAGATTGAACCTGGGAAACGCATTAAACTGCAGATTTGGGACACTGCAGGCCAGGAACGCTTCAG GTCTATTACCAGAGCATACTACCGTAACTCTGTGGGAGGTTTGCTGCTCTTTGACATAACCAACCGTCGCTCCTTCCAGAACGTTCACGAGTGGCTAGAAGAGGCACGCAGCCATGTGCAGCCCCACAGCATTGTCTTCCTGCTGGTCGGCCACAAATGTGATCTGGAACCACAGCGTCAGGTGAGCCGGCAAGAGGCAGAGAAGCTAGCAGCTGCATACGGCATGCGCTACGTGGAGACTTCAGCACGTGATGCCATAAACGTGGAGAGGGCTTTTACAGAGCTAACACGGGATATATTCGAGCTGGTGAAGAGTGGGGAGATTACCATCCAGGAAGGTTGGGAGGGAGTGAAGAGCGGGTTTGTACCGAACGTGGTGCATTCGTCAGAAGAAGTGACAAAGGGTGACCGCCGGTGTTTCTGCTGA